A stretch of the Opitutaceae bacterium genome encodes the following:
- a CDS encoding homoserine O-acetyltransferase: MNDTESALHGDTEGEIGLVHPEDFVCPDPFTFETGQSIPGFTLRYETYGHLNAERTNGILICHALSGDHHCAGIHSLRDRKTGWWNNMIGPGKAIDTHRFFVICSNSIGGCKGSTGPTSINPLTGRPYNLDFPRVSIRDMVRTQKRLIDHLGLKGLDAVVGGSMGGMQVLQWGIEYPGFVRRLLPMATTSCQGTQSIAFNVVGRQAIMEDPSWLNGNYEPEAGPRVGLAIARMMAHITYLSDKGMDQKFGRRRLKTPRSGSPFSADFEVESYLTHQGRAFIDRFDANTYLYFTGALDYFDLAGQYGSLEAAFAKLDSRVLVVGFTSDWLFPPEQNREIVLAMLRAGKSASYAEVEMDLGHDSFLVESPNLYELVRAFLDEN; encoded by the coding sequence ATGAATGACACGGAATCAGCGCTGCACGGGGATACGGAGGGCGAGATCGGCCTGGTCCATCCCGAGGACTTCGTCTGCCCGGATCCCTTCACCTTTGAGACCGGTCAGTCGATCCCCGGCTTCACCTTGCGCTACGAGACCTACGGGCATCTGAATGCGGAGCGGACCAACGGAATCCTCATCTGCCATGCCCTCAGCGGTGATCATCACTGTGCCGGAATCCACTCGCTGAGGGACCGGAAGACCGGCTGGTGGAACAACATGATCGGCCCGGGCAAGGCGATCGACACCCATCGTTTTTTTGTCATCTGTTCGAATTCCATCGGTGGGTGCAAGGGATCGACCGGTCCGACCTCGATCAATCCCCTGACCGGACGTCCCTACAATCTTGATTTCCCCAGGGTCTCCATCCGGGACATGGTCAGGACCCAGAAGCGCCTGATCGATCATCTTGGCCTGAAAGGACTGGATGCGGTCGTCGGCGGGTCGATGGGCGGCATGCAGGTCCTGCAATGGGGAATTGAATACCCGGGCTTCGTCCGCCGGCTCCTGCCCATGGCGACAACCTCCTGCCAGGGGACCCAGTCCATCGCCTTCAACGTGGTCGGTCGCCAGGCCATCATGGAGGATCCGAGTTGGCTCAACGGCAACTACGAGCCGGAAGCCGGTCCGCGGGTCGGTCTGGCCATCGCCCGGATGATGGCGCACATCACCTATCTTTCGGACAAGGGGATGGACCAGAAATTCGGGCGGAGGAGATTGAAAACCCCCCGCTCGGGATCGCCATTTTCGGCCGACTTCGAAGTGGAGAGTTACCTGACCCATCAGGGGCGCGCCTTCATCGACCGGTTCGACGCCAACACCTACCTCTACTTCACCGGGGCGCTCGATTATTTTGACCTGGCGGGTCAATACGGATCGCTGGAAGCGGCCTTTGCGAAGCTCGATTCGCGCGTTCTGGTCGTGGGTTTCACTTCCGACTGGCTGTTCCCACCCGAGCAGAACCGGGAAATCGTCCTGGCCATGCTGCGGGCGGGCAAGAGTGCCAGTTATGCCGAAGTCGAGATGGACCTGGGCCATGATTCCTTCCTGGTGGAATCGCCAAACCTCTACGAACT
- a CDS encoding YebC/PmpR family DNA-binding transcriptional regulator, which yields MSGHSKWSTIKRKKGAADAKRGKVFSRLAKEISMAAKDGGGDMSMNPKLRTVLLKAKAANMPAENIDRAIKKGTGELPGVTYDQVIYEGYAPGGVALIVEVTTDNKNRSASEIRSLFGKNGGNLAGPNAVSFMFNRCGHILVSREKGSEDELMEIAIEAGADDFRSHPEYFEIITPIEAYEAVAEALARKEIEPDSSELAYLPQNTVPVTDAATAAQVQRLIEVLDDVDDVQAVFSNADIEEAE from the coding sequence ATGTCTGGTCACAGTAAATGGTCGACGATCAAGCGCAAGAAGGGTGCGGCCGACGCCAAGCGCGGTAAGGTTTTCAGCCGCCTGGCGAAGGAGATTTCCATGGCGGCCAAGGACGGCGGCGGCGACATGTCGATGAATCCGAAGCTGCGGACCGTCCTGCTCAAGGCCAAGGCGGCGAACATGCCGGCGGAAAACATCGACCGGGCGATCAAGAAGGGCACGGGCGAACTGCCCGGGGTAACCTATGATCAGGTCATCTACGAAGGGTACGCGCCGGGAGGGGTTGCGCTGATCGTCGAGGTGACCACGGACAACAAGAATCGAAGTGCTTCGGAAATCCGCTCCCTCTTCGGGAAGAACGGCGGCAATCTGGCCGGACCGAATGCCGTCTCCTTCATGTTCAACCGATGTGGTCATATCCTGGTCAGCCGGGAAAAGGGGTCGGAGGACGAATTGATGGAGATCGCTATCGAGGCCGGGGCGGACGACTTCCGTTCCCACCCCGAGTATTTCGAGATCATCACCCCGATCGAGGCCTACGAGGCGGTGGCGGAGGCCCTGGCGAGGAAGGAAATCGAGCCGGATTCCTCCGAACTTGCCTATCTGCCACAGAACACGGTTCCGGTCACGGACGCTGCCACAGCCGCCCAGGTTCAGCGATTGATCGAGGTCCTTGATGACGTCGACGATGTGCAGGCGGTCTTTTCGAACGCCGACATCGAAGAGGCGGAGTGA